A window of the Bradyrhizobium diazoefficiens genome harbors these coding sequences:
- a CDS encoding SDR family NAD(P)-dependent oxidoreductase → MTSNRFDLRGKVAIVTGGNGGIGLGLAHGLADAGADIAVVGRNETKSAAAVADLKARGVKAISVTTDVTDKTAVAAMIDRVVRDLGRIDILINNAGMSIRKPPHELELDEWNKVIDTNLTSAFVCSKLAYPALKASGNGKVINIGSMMSIFGASFATAYAASKGGIVQYTRACANAWAPDNIQVNAILPGWIDTDLTRGAREQVSGLHERVLARTPAGRWGDIDDFAGIAVFLASPASNFVTGTAIPVDGGFSVMA, encoded by the coding sequence ATGACATCCAACCGGTTCGATCTGCGCGGCAAAGTCGCGATCGTCACGGGAGGCAATGGCGGCATCGGGCTCGGCCTCGCGCACGGGCTCGCCGACGCCGGCGCCGATATCGCCGTGGTCGGACGCAACGAAACCAAGTCGGCCGCGGCCGTCGCCGATCTCAAGGCGCGCGGCGTGAAGGCGATTTCCGTCACAACCGATGTCACCGACAAGACCGCGGTCGCGGCGATGATCGACCGTGTCGTCAGGGATCTCGGCCGCATCGACATCCTGATCAACAACGCGGGCATGAGCATCCGCAAACCGCCGCACGAGCTCGAGCTCGACGAGTGGAACAAGGTGATCGACACCAACCTCACCAGCGCCTTCGTCTGCTCGAAGCTCGCCTATCCGGCGCTGAAGGCGTCGGGCAACGGCAAGGTGATCAACATCGGCTCGATGATGTCGATCTTCGGCGCGAGCTTCGCCACCGCCTATGCGGCGAGCAAGGGCGGCATCGTGCAGTACACGCGCGCCTGTGCCAATGCCTGGGCGCCCGACAACATCCAGGTCAATGCGATCCTGCCTGGCTGGATCGACACCGATCTCACCCGCGGCGCACGTGAGCAGGTGTCGGGCCTGCACGAGCGCGTGCTGGCGCGCACGCCTGCGGGGCGTTGGGGCGACATCGACGACTTCGCCGGCATCGCCGTATTCCTCGCCTCGCCCGCCTCGAATTTCGTCACGGGCACTGCGATCCCCGTCGATGGCGGATTCTCGGTGATGGCGTAA
- a CDS encoding outer membrane protein yields the protein MRNKLIAAFACTTALVSAGAASAADLAARPYTKAPAYIEPLFNWTGFYVGGHIGGAWTNEQFINNGNGGGFGDLLPGQGYRQRNSGIMGGAQIGYNWQANNYVFGMEGTISGLDNKGTIVNTAFGPANDVFSWRANVLATVVGRAGFAVQNNLFYIKGGYAGVNNRLSVTDPVVTGTGGQTHWANGWTVGAGWEYGITRNWIVGLEYNYAAFGSQTYQLGGTTANYTFDAKPRDIQWAVVRASYKFDAPVIARY from the coding sequence ATGCGTAACAAGTTGATTGCCGCCTTCGCCTGCACGACCGCTCTGGTTTCGGCCGGCGCCGCTTCCGCCGCCGATCTCGCCGCGCGTCCCTACACCAAGGCGCCCGCTTATATCGAGCCGTTGTTCAACTGGACCGGATTCTATGTCGGTGGCCACATCGGTGGCGCCTGGACCAACGAGCAGTTCATCAACAATGGCAACGGTGGCGGCTTCGGCGATCTGCTGCCGGGGCAGGGCTATCGCCAGCGCAACTCGGGCATCATGGGCGGCGCCCAGATCGGCTACAACTGGCAAGCCAACAACTACGTGTTCGGCATGGAAGGCACGATATCCGGGCTCGACAACAAGGGCACCATCGTGAACACCGCCTTCGGCCCGGCGAACGACGTGTTCTCCTGGCGTGCCAATGTGCTGGCGACAGTCGTCGGTCGCGCGGGCTTTGCCGTGCAGAACAACCTGTTCTACATCAAGGGCGGCTATGCCGGCGTCAACAATCGGCTCTCGGTCACCGACCCGGTTGTGACGGGAACGGGCGGCCAGACTCACTGGGCCAACGGCTGGACCGTCGGCGCCGGCTGGGAATACGGCATCACCCGCAACTGGATCGTTGGGCTCGAGTACAATTACGCGGCCTTCGGCAGCCAGACCTATCAGCTCGGCGGCACCACGGCCAATTACACCTTCGATGCCAAGCCGCGTGACATCCAGTGGGCCGTCGTCCGCGCGAGCTACAAGTTCGACGCACCGGTCATCGCCCGCTACTGA
- a CDS encoding FAD-dependent oxidoreductase has product MDTVTPDQSASRVRKVRCCIVGGGPAGMMLGYLLGRAGIDVVVLEKHADFFRDFRGDTVHPSTLQVMDELGLIDGFLKLPHQRLQTMDGLIGGTRVRIADLSRLNTKYPFIAFMPQWDFLNFLREAGRRFASLEVLMTTEAVDLIRRDDTIAGVRARTPDGIVDIEADLTIACDGRHSTVRERAGLGVEEIGAPMDVLWFRAGRKPTETENLFARIEPGKMMVTFDRGDYWQCAYVIAKGQYDAVKARGLQALLDDVVRMAPVLKQGIAEVKSFDDVKLLTVAINRLSRWTRPGLLCIGDAAHAMSPVGGVGVNLAVQDAVATANLLADRLTRGCPSQEELDAVQRRREFPVKMTQAMQVVVQNHIISGALQGGDRPLKVPLLLRLISALPRLQGIPARFVALGVRPEHVHSKAALAS; this is encoded by the coding sequence ATGGACACAGTCACGCCGGATCAATCCGCATCGCGCGTCCGAAAAGTCCGCTGCTGCATCGTCGGCGGCGGACCGGCCGGCATGATGCTTGGCTATCTCCTGGGACGCGCCGGCATCGATGTCGTGGTGCTGGAAAAGCACGCCGATTTCTTCCGCGATTTTCGCGGCGACACCGTGCATCCGTCGACGCTTCAGGTGATGGACGAGCTCGGCCTGATCGACGGCTTCCTCAAGCTGCCGCATCAGCGCCTGCAGACGATGGACGGTCTCATCGGCGGCACCAGGGTGCGGATCGCCGATCTCAGCCGGCTGAATACCAAGTACCCGTTCATCGCTTTCATGCCACAGTGGGATTTTCTCAATTTCCTGCGCGAGGCGGGCCGGCGCTTCGCCTCGCTCGAGGTGCTGATGACTACGGAAGCGGTCGACCTGATCCGCCGCGACGACACCATTGCGGGTGTGCGCGCCAGGACGCCCGACGGCATCGTCGACATCGAGGCGGATCTCACCATTGCCTGCGACGGCCGGCATTCGACGGTGCGTGAGCGCGCAGGGCTTGGCGTCGAGGAGATCGGCGCGCCGATGGACGTGCTCTGGTTCCGCGCCGGCCGCAAGCCGACCGAGACCGAAAACCTCTTTGCGCGGATCGAGCCCGGCAAGATGATGGTCACGTTCGACCGCGGCGATTACTGGCAGTGCGCCTATGTCATCGCCAAGGGGCAATATGATGCGGTGAAGGCGAGGGGATTGCAGGCACTGCTCGATGACGTCGTGCGCATGGCGCCGGTCCTCAAGCAGGGGATCGCCGAGGTGAAGAGTTTTGACGACGTCAAGTTGCTGACGGTCGCGATCAATCGCCTCAGCCGCTGGACGCGGCCCGGATTGCTCTGCATCGGCGACGCCGCGCATGCGATGTCGCCGGTCGGTGGCGTCGGCGTCAATCTTGCCGTGCAGGATGCGGTCGCGACCGCCAATCTGCTCGCGGACAGGTTGACGCGCGGCTGTCCATCGCAGGAGGAGCTCGATGCCGTGCAGCGCCGCCGCGAGTTCCCGGTGAAGATGACGCAGGCGATGCAGGTGGTCGTGCAGAACCACATCATCAGCGGCGCGCTGCAGGGCGGCGATCGGCCGCTCAAGGTGCCGCTGCTGTTGCGGTTGATCTCCGCATTGCCACGGCTTCAGGGCATTCCGGCGCGCTTTGTTGCGCTCGGCGTCCGCCCCGAACATGTGCATTCGAAGGCCGCGCTGGCGTCGTAA
- a CDS encoding caspase family protein, which translates to MTCRLFRILTAVGLAASLSGFATAAHAEKRVALVVGNNDYKNVPKLLKAVNDARTMGDTLKQLGFTVMIAENQNRQQFSETLLAFDRAIEPGDTAFFFYAGHGFEIAGQNYLLPTDVPAATEGQEELVRDASILADRVVERLQNKKARTSILVFDACRNNPFERSGTRAVAGGGGLAPMTQLPEGVFSVFSAGPRQTALDRLSNDDANPNSVFTRTFARELLQPGENLVQVAQHTRRLVSEMADTVKHKQVPVYFDQMVDDVFLSGAAKDAAAAAARPADPAPQKVAALPPVSVPRVPKEETTNAPIASFSRHNGGWSVTFSFADPTLGVSWRMAGNGDFRETGFIDALDPRTRKRMPNPSIELPPDAQAGTIEVRYVDASGDMQGPFPIKFDPEAALVRDQRKILDMTATSWLSFRQFNGLLVYYSHLVSYRCAIREVRIGIDTAVPDKVLKLPPCDLRDPSAITAGMLLYEKLPPATQFMSVELTYRDGSVSEVKSFRTANRSNN; encoded by the coding sequence ATGACGTGTCGGCTTTTCAGAATTCTGACAGCGGTTGGCCTGGCGGCGAGCCTCAGTGGTTTCGCGACTGCCGCACATGCCGAAAAGCGTGTCGCGCTCGTCGTCGGCAACAACGACTACAAGAACGTTCCGAAGCTCCTGAAGGCCGTCAACGACGCCCGCACCATGGGCGATACGCTGAAGCAGCTCGGCTTCACCGTGATGATCGCCGAAAACCAGAACCGTCAGCAATTCTCCGAGACGCTGCTCGCCTTCGACCGGGCGATCGAGCCCGGCGACACCGCGTTCTTCTTCTACGCCGGCCACGGTTTCGAGATCGCGGGCCAGAACTATCTGCTGCCGACCGACGTGCCGGCGGCGACGGAAGGCCAGGAAGAGCTGGTGCGCGACGCTTCCATTCTCGCAGATCGTGTCGTCGAGCGCCTCCAGAACAAGAAGGCGCGCACCTCGATCCTGGTATTCGACGCCTGCCGCAACAATCCGTTCGAACGTTCCGGCACGCGCGCAGTCGCCGGCGGAGGTGGGCTTGCGCCGATGACGCAATTGCCCGAAGGCGTGTTCTCGGTGTTCTCGGCAGGCCCGCGCCAGACCGCGCTCGATCGTCTGTCCAACGATGATGCCAATCCCAATTCGGTGTTCACGCGCACCTTCGCCAGGGAGCTGCTGCAGCCCGGCGAGAACCTCGTGCAGGTCGCGCAGCACACGCGCCGCCTGGTCAGCGAGATGGCCGATACCGTCAAGCACAAGCAGGTGCCGGTCTATTTCGACCAGATGGTCGACGACGTCTTCCTCAGCGGTGCCGCGAAGGATGCGGCGGCGGCCGCAGCGCGTCCGGCCGATCCGGCGCCGCAGAAGGTCGCGGCGCTGCCGCCGGTCTCGGTGCCGCGCGTGCCGAAGGAGGAGACCACCAACGCGCCGATCGCGAGCTTCTCGCGCCACAATGGCGGCTGGAGCGTGACGTTCTCCTTCGCCGATCCCACCCTCGGTGTGTCCTGGCGGATGGCCGGCAACGGTGATTTCCGCGAGACCGGCTTCATCGACGCGCTCGATCCGCGCACGCGCAAGCGGATGCCGAACCCGTCGATCGAGCTGCCCCCGGATGCGCAGGCCGGCACCATCGAGGTCCGTTACGTCGACGCGTCCGGCGACATGCAGGGCCCGTTCCCGATCAAGTTCGATCCCGAAGCGGCGCTGGTCCGCGATCAGCGCAAGATCCTCGACATGACCGCCACGAGCTGGCTGTCGTTCCGTCAGTTTAACGGGCTGCTGGTCTATTATTCCCATCTGGTGTCGTACCGCTGCGCGATCCGCGAGGTGCGGATCGGCATCGACACGGCGGTGCCGGACAAGGTGCTGAAGCTGCCGCCTTGCGACCTCCGCGATCCCTCGGCGATCACGGCCGGCATGCTGCTCTACGAGAAGCTGCCTCCAGCCACGCAGTTCATGTCGGTCGAGTTGACCTATCGTGACGGCAGCGTGTCGGAGGTCAAAAGCTTCCGCACGGCGAACCGCAGTAACAATTGA